The Nocardioides sp. cx-173 genome segment CTGCTGACGCTGATGCACGACAACCGCTACGACGACCGCGAGATCATCGCCTGGCTGTTCCTCGAGCAGGAGGACCTGCCGGGCCGCCCGATCGACGCGCTGCGCGAGAACCGCGGCACCGAGGTCAAGCGCCGCGCCCAGGCCATGGCCTTCTAGACGGCCCGCTGGGTCGCCGCTGCGGCGAGCTGGCGCAGCACCTGGCCGGCCCGCTCGTGGACGCCCGCCTGCGCCAGGCCGGTCACCGCGTGCTCGGCGAGCGCGGCGATGACCTCCTCGACCTGCGCGTGGGCGCCGCTGGCGTCGATGATGCCGCGCAGCCGCGCCACCTCCGCCTCGTCGAGCGGTCGGCCGAGCGCCCGGTCCAGCAGGGCGGCGTCGTCGTCGGGCGCGGAGTCCAGCGCCAGCGCCACGAGCACGGTGCGCTTGCCCTCGACCAGGTCGTCGCCGGCGGGCTTGCCGGTCGCGTCGGGGTCGCCGAAGACGCCGAGCAGGTCGTCGCGGAGCTGGAACGCCTCGCCCAGCGGGAGCCCGAACGCCGAGAGCCGCTCGAGCATGGCCGCGTCGGCGCCGGCCAGAGCGGCGCCGATGTGGAGCGGCCGCTCGATCGAGTACTTGGCGGACTTGTAGCGCAGGACGGTCATCGCGGTGTCGACGTCGGCGCGGCCGCGGGCCTGGACGGAGACGTCGAGGAACTGCCCGGCGATCACCTCGCTGCGGCACGCGTCGAAGACCTCCAGCGCCGCGGTCACCCGCTCGGCGGGCAGGCCGCAGC includes the following:
- a CDS encoding polyprenyl synthetase family protein produces the protein MVSDETPGPEQWDGEEFRAAVQAALDAFLDQQQAALAPLGPDAARLVAEARRAVSGGKRFRAAFCYWGYQAVRPELEDQAALARACASLEMLHASALVHDDLMDASDTRRGRPATHRAFEAEHRGDGWRGDPEQYGAAAAILLGDLLLSWSEELLRRCGLPAERVTAALEVFDACRSEVIAGQFLDVSVQARGRADVDTAMTVLRYKSAKYSIERPLHIGAALAGADAAMLERLSAFGLPLGEAFQLRDDLLGVFGDPDATGKPAGDDLVEGKRTVLVALALDSAPDDDAALLDRALGRPLDEAEVARLRGIIDASGAHAQVEEVIAALAEHAVTGLAQAGVHERAGQVLRQLAAAATQRAV